One Orrella dioscoreae genomic window carries:
- a CDS encoding aminotransferase class V-fold PLP-dependent enzyme yields the protein MVTPLSHDEIARLRAATPGIAHTVHFNHGGASLPSAATLDAVQAQWQREASGPMEAGVAAREQSERARHLAAQLLNADPEEIALTAGNSPGWGAAFAALDGWRAGDRILVARHEWGGNLAGMRLAAQRHGLSVETIPSDGSGVVDPAALEAMLDARVKLISLTWLPANGGLINPAAAVGQVARRHGIPYFIDAAQAVGQVPVDVRALGCDVLSGAGRKALRGPRGTGLLYVRQDFLPRLVPTVVDTHSAPLDADGRPVLRGDAARFEPAETPMALRCGLGQALQDALDIGPARIRATIDATARALREQLGAVAGVRVMDQGREQSGLVSFLVEGRQPADVQRSLAAEGIVIGANGVPYTPLDMQARGLGQLNRASVSYLTTQAEMDRLILALRKLP from the coding sequence ATGGTCACGCCGCTTTCGCATGACGAGATCGCACGCCTGCGCGCCGCCACGCCCGGCATCGCGCATACCGTGCATTTCAATCACGGCGGCGCCTCGCTGCCTTCCGCCGCCACCCTGGATGCCGTGCAGGCACAGTGGCAGCGCGAGGCGTCAGGCCCGATGGAGGCCGGCGTGGCCGCGCGCGAGCAGTCCGAGCGTGCCCGCCACCTGGCGGCCCAACTGCTCAACGCCGACCCCGAGGAAATCGCGCTGACCGCGGGCAACTCGCCCGGCTGGGGCGCGGCGTTCGCTGCGCTGGACGGCTGGCGCGCAGGTGACCGGATCCTGGTGGCTCGCCACGAGTGGGGCGGCAACCTGGCAGGCATGCGCCTGGCTGCGCAGCGTCATGGGCTGTCGGTGGAAACGATTCCTTCGGACGGCAGCGGCGTGGTGGATCCCGCCGCGCTGGAGGCCATGCTGGACGCGCGCGTGAAGCTCATCTCGCTGACCTGGCTGCCTGCCAATGGCGGGCTCATCAATCCGGCGGCGGCCGTGGGCCAGGTGGCCCGCCGTCACGGCATTCCCTATTTCATCGATGCCGCGCAAGCCGTGGGACAGGTTCCGGTGGACGTGCGCGCGCTGGGCTGCGACGTGCTGAGCGGCGCGGGGCGCAAGGCCTTGCGCGGCCCGCGCGGCACGGGCCTGCTGTATGTCCGCCAGGACTTCCTGCCTCGTCTGGTGCCGACGGTGGTCGATACGCATTCGGCGCCGCTGGATGCGGACGGCCGTCCTGTCCTGCGTGGCGACGCGGCGCGCTTCGAGCCCGCGGAAACGCCGATGGCCTTGCGTTGCGGCCTGGGCCAGGCCCTGCAGGATGCGCTGGACATCGGACCGGCACGGATCCGCGCCACCATCGACGCGACGGCGCGTGCCCTGCGCGAGCAGTTGGGCGCCGTGGCGGGCGTGCGTGTCATGGACCAGGGCCGCGAGCAGTCCGGCCTGGTGTCGTTCCTGGTGGAAGGCCGGCAGCCCGCGGATGTGCAACGCAGCCTGGCGGCCGAGGGCATCGTCATCGGGGCGAACGGCGTGCCCTACACGCCCCTGGACATGCAGGCCCGCGGCCTGGGCCAGTTGAACCGCGCTTCGGTGAGCTACCTGACGACCCAGGCAGAGATGGACCGCTTGATCCTGGCCTTGCGCAAATTGCCCTGA
- a CDS encoding RidA family protein yields MSKRISERVAELGLALEKPNTPAANYVTFVQEGNLLYISGQTSRQGGKPACLGLLGGNLSDEEGLRAAQLAGLGVISQIAAATDDRLDRVSRIVRLCVYVASTPDFGRHPAIANGASDLFVNVFGDAGRHARSAVGVASLPFGVSVEVDAIVALHP; encoded by the coding sequence ATGAGCAAGCGCATTTCCGAACGTGTGGCCGAACTGGGCCTGGCCCTTGAAAAGCCCAATACCCCTGCTGCCAACTACGTCACGTTCGTGCAGGAAGGCAACCTGCTCTACATCTCCGGCCAGACGTCCCGCCAGGGCGGCAAGCCCGCCTGCCTGGGCCTGCTGGGCGGCAATCTCAGCGACGAGGAAGGCCTGCGCGCCGCGCAGCTTGCCGGGCTGGGCGTGATCTCGCAGATCGCCGCGGCCACCGATGATCGGCTGGATCGCGTGTCGCGCATCGTGCGCCTGTGCGTCTATGTCGCCAGCACGCCCGACTTCGGCCGCCATCCCGCCATTGCCAATGGCGCGTCCGATCTCTTCGTGAACGTCTTCGGCGATGCCGGCCGCCATGCCCGCAGCGCCGTGGGCGTGGCCTCGCTGCCCTTTGGCGTGTCGGTGGAAGTCGACGCCATCGTGGCGCTGCATCCCTGA
- a CDS encoding PAS domain-containing protein, protein MFNPFDVFQRSSKSRFVPSGPGTHSQVQAVIELLPDGMIVGANDAMLHLAGYGLTELAGQHHRMLVPPALRENPAYDAFWQGLAEGRGDSGHYALMTHGGGECWVQGGYVPVTDRRGKVVRVVGYLMDITEQRRRQNDLEGRLAAIGKSQGVVEFGLDGTVLRANENFLDVMGYRDHEVVGRHHRLFVDPALHETPEYRAFWDKLGQGAYDAGQYRRIGKNGREVWIQASYNPVLDENGRAFKVIEVASDVTQRARDMDGVMQELRRSVEEMHDIMVHIRQAASGQADGIAKGDGAPRDLM, encoded by the coding sequence ATGTTCAATCCCTTCGACGTATTCCAGCGTTCCTCGAAGTCCCGTTTCGTGCCCTCGGGCCCGGGCACCCATTCCCAGGTGCAGGCCGTCATCGAGCTGTTGCCCGACGGCATGATCGTGGGCGCCAACGATGCCATGCTGCACCTGGCGGGCTATGGCCTGACCGAGCTGGCGGGCCAGCACCACCGCATGCTGGTGCCGCCGGCCCTGCGCGAGAACCCGGCCTATGACGCCTTCTGGCAGGGCCTGGCCGAAGGCCGGGGCGACTCCGGCCACTACGCCTTGATGACGCATGGCGGCGGCGAGTGCTGGGTGCAGGGCGGCTACGTTCCCGTCACCGACCGCCGCGGCAAGGTCGTGCGCGTGGTGGGTTACCTGATGGACATCACGGAACAGCGCCGCCGCCAGAATGACCTGGAAGGCCGGCTTGCGGCCATCGGCAAGTCGCAAGGCGTGGTCGAGTTCGGCCTGGATGGCACGGTGCTGCGCGCCAACGAGAACTTCCTGGACGTGATGGGTTACCGTGACCACGAGGTCGTGGGCAGGCACCACCGTCTCTTCGTCGACCCGGCCCTGCACGAGACGCCGGAATATCGCGCCTTCTGGGACAAGCTGGGGCAGGGCGCCTACGACGCCGGGCAGTATCGCCGGATAGGCAAGAACGGCCGCGAGGTCTGGATCCAGGCCAGCTACAACCCGGTGCTGGACGAGAACGGGCGGGCCTTCAAGGTCATCGAGGTGGCGTCCGACGTGACGCAGCGCGCGCGCGACATGGACGGCGTCATGCAGGAATTGCGGCGCTCGGTCGAAGAGATGCACGACATCATGGTGCACATCCGCCAGGCCGCCAGCGGCCAGGCGGATGGCATCGCCAAGGGCGACGGCGCCCCCCGCGACCTGATGTAA